The Xyrauchen texanus isolate HMW12.3.18 chromosome 33, RBS_HiC_50CHRs, whole genome shotgun sequence region gttcatgaagcatcgtgacaaactcaaaatgacgtataaaagtttaaaacacattttattcatgtctcttttatataattctcaacagaaaaatacacttcccttagacaacaattgatctcattttgctttccgtacatttaaacgaccgcacatctttctgtctagtgatttaactcagcggctgtttttattataatattattgaatgtattagcttgtttttagtaggcggttgcgcgtgaagaaaggacccattaatttacaatattaatatgtttagttaaaatctcttttagaactgaataatgcaacattgggacgtttgatagtttaatctgtgcctgaatcatttaaaaggactgtggataggctataccaaaacccccgttgtgaaatattcagagatcaaagatttaaattgacacttcgaaatcttggcgtGTCTTATCACTACAATAACCCATGAACGCAGATCCAATTAACAACCCTAAGGTctggtcaaaatacaaatttaattaaccccCAGTCATTTCATCGTCTTTATGTCTGagtaataaaatgaattatcatTACACATccccgccacaaaacatctgtcgatcgtcgccttatgtctgaatcataaaatgaattatcACGACACATGAAAACGAGTCCCCGCTGCTCAGTGCCTAAAAACCTATATCAAAAACACCTTATCTTTTGATCGCTCtcgtgaaataattttgattggaaaaatgcaatacaacacgtgttaaagttacaatttataatgcatactatttcaatgacaatattgtgtttgccaatctgaacatttggtttaaaatacgttttagtctctggtaaaagtaaataacacttgttaatcatttattcGTTATTTTAAAGTGACCGTCTGAATGAGATTGCTCAACCAGTATCCTCTGTTTGAGTAAAACAAACCCATTTgttaactaatatcattcaatatccattgttttagaatctcatggttaaaaataaaaaaaatgtaacaaacttttgtattaaagatatttcgtcagaattctatataaaataaacctgtttgccaaaatactgtattttctagtgaatgttgttaaagtttttataattttagagtgcctttgttgtatttgccaacttgatacatttttttaaaacaaaatttcaaagttttcgttaaatacatttaaacctttaaataatactttaaaacacacaaacacttcctAAGATTGGTTAAGCCCCACCCCCGcggaggggcttgtcaactgatcttacgccattgtcattttggatgagatcgtgaaaggactttaaacggagtcgtgtaagatttcggtcttatatagttaaaattatatattatgtttttagaaaatgtatcctgtttgctaggttaatgttaaacatcgtcttacttacatcacttatcgctgaatgagttcatgaaaaggattttaaacggtagattttgtgttgcattttacaatttatgctatttaaaatgctctttgttgaaatacaatttttaaatacattttatgtttttgttcagcatctttaaggTAACaatgctagagatgtgttagacaacctaatgtttaaaaacacattttcttctctttgtcaaaagtttaaaaaacaaaacagttttttcaccaagcattaaactatgggctgaaatatgtgccaccagaaactgaatttgaaccatttatatttgaatttgaatggctaaacttgaataattgcattgaaaaactgaatttgaatcacataatttgaaattgtattgtttaattaaaattgaatttattcaaaaactgaatctgaattgtatcatttgaaattgaatttattcgtttggaactgaagtccaataaaatttgatcctcactgaaaattaaactctctatatatcttcacattcacttctcacaattcagattcagttctcaaattcaatttcaagttactgagacagacatccgggtagttggaggatgaaggaagagcaatcgagcgcagatcgatagatagcgttcattggcgcacaggactcctcttgggccaatcagcaccaatgttttggagcacagtacgttacccgccatgaaactatggaattacgattgtgtcaataataatgaatgtaactttataaaactgaacgtaactttataaaactgaacgtaactttttcagaaactatcaaaaatattccattacaaaagaagaaaaacacaattaaaatgaaaaaaatgaactcagtcgcacgaatttaacaggctcttcaaatatgcttcattttttgttaatgtttttcaaagattcgttttcgcaaatcgtggcttctgaatacattgccacagatttcgcttatgcttcgcagtttttcgtttgctgtcattcacaagtttgcaatgcactgatgtcatgtcatgatgttatgtagtttgattgtttgctcttttgcacagttattatattcaagggcGTGTCAATgtagacgattattagacgatcgaaggtctcatataatattaaattatatcattataggtcaaatattatttacatattgttagtaagtaatacaacaaagcacgacgtattgcataactacaaatcaccgcgagagctttccaatatgcgcaccactgagtgacgtctgtacatccgggtcagagagcacctgtccatcaaaagctcactatccaatcagagtagatcactgttaagcccacccccacgagaggtttgtctcaaaacagcaaacgaaaaactgcgaagcataAGCTGAAATCTCgcggcaatgtattcagaatccacgatttgcgaaaacgaatctttgaaaaacattaacaaaaaatgaagcatatttgaagagcctgttaaattcgatgcgactaagttaatttttttcattttaattgtgtttttcttcttttgtaatggaatatttttgatagtttctgaaaaagttacattcagttttataaagttacgttcagttttataaagttacattcattattattgacacaatcgtaattccatagtttcatggcgggtaacgtactgtgctccaaaacattggtgctgattggcccaagaggagtcctgtgcgccaatgaacgctatctatcgatctgcgctcgattgctcttccttcatcctccaactacccggatgtctgtctcagcaacttgaaattgaatttgagaactgaatctgaattgtgagaagtgaatgtgaagatatatagagagtttaattttcagtgaggatcaaattttattggacttcagttccaaacgaataaattcaatttcaaatgatactattcagattcagtttttgaataaattcaattttaattaaacaatacaatttcaaattatgtgattcaaatacagtttttcaatgcaattattcaagtttagccattcaaattcaaatataaatggttcaaattcagtttctggtggcacatatttcagcccatattaaaccccattaaagacataatttaaacacattttaaacgtaatactacttttttttttgtcatctcagttttctattaaagattaataatctttctacaCTTCAcagatgggggtatcagaacagacacgtcatatcacagcatgtacaactgccTGAGGGAGGGGAGGGgccggagggaaaggtcaaatgtacagcaattaagccTTAAATCCTgggccataaataattttttgtcactatgtacagcaattaagccataaattagggccataaatcattttttgtcacaccGTGCATTATACTTACTACTCATGTTATAGGCGGGTCAAACTTTTgatcatctacatctgagatggagTTTGTGTGGAGTGACCACATATTGCGCTGAGCAGCACATCACGAGCCTCTGAGCGTTTTATGTTTGTCTGTAGGCAAAGCAGCACTCGTTCggtaatgccgagtttacactacacgattttaggcccgattttcactcgcagacaattttgtggagatcgccgacaaaagcctgaaatgcataggcaaatcagagctcgctctcGTGACCATCGAATGCAATGTATGAATGATCAAAAACGCGGTCTGAGAGAAGAGCCGAAGCGTCGGCGTTGTCAATGAGATATCGAGCATGTTAAATACCTGGaactgtctgcgattccaaatcgcgcaatgtgaaatgtgttttgactgaatacaactgcagcgttgacctacatccaatgagagagcaagaaactggGCATGGGAATTTTCAATGTAGGAGTCCTGGGGCCGTATTCACAAAGAATTTTATCTTACCGCTAGGAGTACTCCTAAATCGCACTAAAATATTTTAGCTAGGAGTTTTCTCTTAAAAGTTATTCACAACGCCTTTCAGACCTACTCTTAGTAAGGAGAAATGACAACTCCTAAACTAAGAGTGAGTCTTCGTTGCTATGGATGACGTCAATTCTCATGCACGAGATTCCTCGCAATGATCACGGTGATTGGTTGATAGATGACAGGGCCATCATGCGGAACATAACACAGACGCAACAAATCATGGAATTACGACATCTAAATATGTCTGTGtcctacacaaaataataatagtaatgtcaTCGAAATGCATATATAATGACATGTTTGTGCAGGCCCCAGTGTAATTCTaaaaaggcagagagagagagaaaagtcgtgaattaaattaaattaaatcaaggtAGCCTAATACCCTAATGAAAATCGCCACTTGCCTAATAATGAAAAACGACACTTGCATTAACACTTGCTTGGTTAATTGACATCCTATTAGCCTAAATAGACTACTTAAAGCAAGGAAATGTTGCTCCTATTGAAGTAATGTAATAGTTGAATGACGGTGGATTATGAACTCGCCAAAGCGGAAAGAAAGCCCAACTGGACACAGGATCAGTTACTGCTGCTGGCCCAGTTGGTGCtggaaaaaaaacataataaaagggAAATTCGGCACTGGGATATCAAGCAAAACTAAGCGTGAGACATGGGAGAGGATTTGTTTGCAGATCAATGCAGCATTCCCGCTTGTGTCGTGGACCCCGGACGACTCGCGAGAGGTGGTGGTATGCGCTACAATCGCAGTCGAGGGTTGAGATTGCAGCCTTTAAACGGGCAAACATGGCAACAGGTAGgcctataatattaaatatataatatcattattgtTTCATGTAATTCTAAAAACTTCCTGCTTGTCATGAATGTAATGAATTATGAAACAAATGTCATAAACAATATGCTTACATTAAAGTGTGCTTTTAAGTGTTATGTAGGCAATGCTTTTGAGTTGGTGACACTTTCCATGTATGTGTTAAGGAGGAGGATCAGCACCTAAGCCACTGAGCCACATTGCATCGGTGGTGTATAATGTCATTGGGTCAGACACCAGTATAACGGGCCTTGAGGGTGCAACTGATCCGGCAATGCAGCTGCTAATGGAAATAGAGGGGTaggctatgtttatgcaatgaCTGCAATACTTGTACATTTTTGGTGATATTTAATGAAGGGCATACAATATCATTATGTGCAAACCACCCACCCACACAAAAAAACTGTTCACAAATTATAAGATGTTTTAACAGGCTACAATTTATGTTGCAGGCCAAATGGAAGCCCAGGTCCTTCAGGTGCAAGTCATCTTCCTCTTCCTGCGCGTCTTCCACCCCTGACTCTTACTGCACCTCTTCCTCTTCcagctcctcttcctcttccagcTCCTCTTCCTCTTACTGCAGCTCTTCCTCTTCCAGCTTCCTCTTCCACAATCCCATCACCTGCCTCTCCCCTTAGTCCTGCTGCTGGGGCAAGGCCATCACCCCTGGCAGAAAAGAAGATGAAAATGGAAATGCGTGTGTTAAAAAGGCAGAAAAGGGTCCTTGATGCAAAAGAGAGGCTAATACAATTAAAGTCTGAATATTACACTCTAAAGATTGCAAAAATGCAAAGGGAATAAACACACTTAAATTGAGCAAAAATTTGTCTTTTCTCATTTGTGCATATGTGAATATTTACCCAAAGTGTGTATGGACAAAGTGATCCCTGAATGCCAGTCCACATTGTTCCACTTCATCAACAAATTGTTTGTgttcattgtcatcatcatcaacatcatcGTCAAACTCATCACCATCTCCTGTCTGTGGTATGTTCCTTTGCCGGCACAGGTTGTGAAGAAGCGCACACACAGTGATCACTTTACTCGTCTTCTCTGGACTAAGGCGGATTTCACTATGTAAAACGTGGAAACGTCGCTTTAGTTGTCCAATCCCCCTTTCCACCACACTGCGTGTCTTCTTGTGTGCTCTGAAACATACACCAAGGAACAGTAAACATTATTGATTTAACCAACAACACCAAGAGCCACCACTATAATTTGTAATAAGCTTTGACATTGTGGTCATGCTATTGAATTATGGCACCTAAATAATATAGCCAACATGTGCACTTACCTATTGTAATTTAACTGTGGTCCCATTTGTGGATGGAGGTAAGGTGTAAGGAGCCACGACTTACAGGGATAGCCACTGTCCCCCACCAAGTCACAGGTGGCACATGACGTCTCTCAAACAGATACCTCAGATCACTCTCCATCAATATCCTCGAGTCATGAGTGGATCCGGGCCACTTTGCAACAACATCGAGAATTGTGAAGTTTGCATCGAACACAAGCTGGGTATTGATGGAGTGGGTTTTCTTTCTATTCACAAACACGTCCTCATCCTGGCGTGgtgcaattattttaatatgtgtcCCGTCTATAGCACCGACCACTCCAGGCACACCGGCAATATCCATAAAGCTGGCTTTGTTTCTTTGGAGTTGGCGAATGTCCAAAGGAAAACTTATGAACTGTCGAATAATATGGGGTCTACAGAGTGCATTGATGGTTTGGTGGATGGATCTGCTTACCGATGGCTGGGATATCGCTAGATCGTCGGCATTGCAAAACTGCATTTTCCCCGTTGCCAGGTAGCGAAGTGTTGTCAAACATTTCAATTCGGCACTGATTGGGTTGTTGCGATTAGTTGGTGCTGTTATTGCATCCCTCACAAGATCCACAACAATCAGTATTCCCTCACGGTTAAGGCGGTATCTTTGTAATAACTCCGTGTCATTGAGTGTCTCCAACACACTGCGTCGCACGGCCATTTTAAGATCCTTTATGAATAGGTCTTAGTGAGTTAGGAGTCCTCTCGACTTATTTTAAGCTGTCCCAGACTTAGGTGCTACTTTTAGGGCTAAAATGCTTCGTGAATTACTCTTAGTGAAAACAATTAGGAGTCCTAAAGTTAGGAGTGACACGCCCATTATTTTTAGGAGTTGCTCCTAAATTCGCCAGTTAGGACCTACTTTTAGCCTTAAAATTCTTTGTGAATACGGCCCCTGATATACCTACAACAGAACCAAAGAAATTGAGGAAAAATT contains the following coding sequences:
- the LOC127627199 gene encoding putative nuclease HARBI1, giving the protein MAVRRSVLETLNDTELLQRYRLNREGILIVVDLVRDAITAPTNRNNPISAELKCLTTLRYLATGKMQFCNADDLAISQPSVSRSIHQTINALCRPHIIRQFISFPLDIRQLQRNKASFMDIAGVPGVVGAIDGTHIKIIAPRQDEDVFVNRKKTHSINTQLVFDANFTILDVVAKWPGSTHDSRILMESDLRAHKKTRSVVERGIGQLKRRFHVLHSEIRLSPEKTSKVITVCALLHNLCRQRNIPQTGDGDEFDDDVDDDDNEHKQFVDEVEQCGLAFRDHFVHTHFG